One genomic region from Pyxicephalus adspersus chromosome 1, UCB_Pads_2.0, whole genome shotgun sequence encodes:
- the ESD gene encoding S-formylglutathione hydrolase isoform X1: MLVRLWSCALQFIQTIRVSSHQNTVLTAFQNMALKQISSNKCFEGYQKVFEHDSSELKCKIRFGIYLPPKAETSKCPVVYWLSGLTCTEQNFITKAAFHQAAAEHGLIVVAPDTSPRGCNIDGEEDSWDFGTGAGFYVNATEDPWKTNYRMYSYVVEELPQLINGNFPTDPDRISIFGHSMGGHGALICALKNPGKYKTVSAFAPICNPIQCPWGQKAFSGYLGSDATKWEAYDATYLVKTYSGSQLDILIDQGKDDQFLSAGQLLPDNFIAACTERKIPVVFRLQEGYDHSYFFITTFINDHIKHHAKYLNA; this comes from the exons ATGCTAGTCCGGCTGTGGAGTTGTGCGCTCCAG tttatacAAACCATAAGAGTATCATCACATCAAAATACAGTACTCACTGCTTTTCAG AATATGGCACTAAAACAGATTTCCAGTAATAAATGCTTTGAGGGATATCAGAAAGTGTTTGAACATGACAG CTCAGAACTCAAGTGTAAAATAAGATTTGGGATCTATTTACCCCCTAAGGCCGAAACATCTAAATGTCCAGTTGTATACTGGCTTTCAG GGCTAACATGCACTGAACAAAACTTCATCACCAAGGCTGCCTTCCATCAAGCTGCTGCTGAACACGGCCTGATTGTTGTTGCACCTGACACCAGCCCAC gTGGCTGCAATATTGATGGAGAAGAAGATAGTTGGGATTTTGGTACTGGTGCTGGCTTCTATGTCAATGCGACTGAGGATCCCTGGAAAACTAACTATAGAATGTATTCTTACGTAGTGGAAGAG ctgccaCAACTTATAAATGGAAATTTTCCAACAGACCCAGATAGAATCTCTATTTTTGGGCATTCCATGGGGGGCCATGGTGCTTTAATCTGCGCTCTGAAGAATCCTGGGAAATacaag ACTGTCTCGGCTTTTGCACCAATTTGTAACCCCATACAATGCCCATGGGGTCAGAAAGCTTTCAGTGGATATTTGGGTTCTGATGCTACTAAATGGGAG GCATACGATGCAACTTATCTGGTGAAGACATACTCAGGATCACAACTGGACATATTAATTGACCAAGGAAAAGATGACCAGTTCCTGTCTGCAGGGCAACTATTGCCTGACAATTTTATTGCGGCTTGCACTGAACGAAAAATCCCTGTAGTCTTCAGATTGCAAGAG GGCTACGATCATAGCTACTTCTTTATCACTACTTTTATAAATGATCACATCAAACACCATGCAAAATATCTGAATGCCTGA
- the ESD gene encoding S-formylglutathione hydrolase isoform X2 — protein sequence MLVRLWSCALQNMALKQISSNKCFEGYQKVFEHDSSELKCKIRFGIYLPPKAETSKCPVVYWLSGLTCTEQNFITKAAFHQAAAEHGLIVVAPDTSPRGCNIDGEEDSWDFGTGAGFYVNATEDPWKTNYRMYSYVVEELPQLINGNFPTDPDRISIFGHSMGGHGALICALKNPGKYKTVSAFAPICNPIQCPWGQKAFSGYLGSDATKWEAYDATYLVKTYSGSQLDILIDQGKDDQFLSAGQLLPDNFIAACTERKIPVVFRLQEGYDHSYFFITTFINDHIKHHAKYLNA from the exons ATGCTAGTCCGGCTGTGGAGTTGTGCGCTCCAG AATATGGCACTAAAACAGATTTCCAGTAATAAATGCTTTGAGGGATATCAGAAAGTGTTTGAACATGACAG CTCAGAACTCAAGTGTAAAATAAGATTTGGGATCTATTTACCCCCTAAGGCCGAAACATCTAAATGTCCAGTTGTATACTGGCTTTCAG GGCTAACATGCACTGAACAAAACTTCATCACCAAGGCTGCCTTCCATCAAGCTGCTGCTGAACACGGCCTGATTGTTGTTGCACCTGACACCAGCCCAC gTGGCTGCAATATTGATGGAGAAGAAGATAGTTGGGATTTTGGTACTGGTGCTGGCTTCTATGTCAATGCGACTGAGGATCCCTGGAAAACTAACTATAGAATGTATTCTTACGTAGTGGAAGAG ctgccaCAACTTATAAATGGAAATTTTCCAACAGACCCAGATAGAATCTCTATTTTTGGGCATTCCATGGGGGGCCATGGTGCTTTAATCTGCGCTCTGAAGAATCCTGGGAAATacaag ACTGTCTCGGCTTTTGCACCAATTTGTAACCCCATACAATGCCCATGGGGTCAGAAAGCTTTCAGTGGATATTTGGGTTCTGATGCTACTAAATGGGAG GCATACGATGCAACTTATCTGGTGAAGACATACTCAGGATCACAACTGGACATATTAATTGACCAAGGAAAAGATGACCAGTTCCTGTCTGCAGGGCAACTATTGCCTGACAATTTTATTGCGGCTTGCACTGAACGAAAAATCCCTGTAGTCTTCAGATTGCAAGAG GGCTACGATCATAGCTACTTCTTTATCACTACTTTTATAAATGATCACATCAAACACCATGCAAAATATCTGAATGCCTGA